The Oncorhynchus tshawytscha isolate Ot180627B linkage group LG12, Otsh_v2.0, whole genome shotgun sequence genome includes a window with the following:
- the LOC112236512 gene encoding leukotriene B4 receptor 1, producing the protein MKSSGSSISDDDDSLFNETSTIGRSVVCVILGLSFLVGVPGNLLVIWTILRHVQQRSHTVVLILHLAAADLLVLITLPLWIYSLARSWVFGEASCKAMVYVINTCMYSSVFLITLMSVERFLVILYPFKMLRWKTKAIMDKALVAIWVLAFLLGIPSILTSSMDEINGTEQCLFKEYSSVAQEVVFLCLEILVGFVVPFSTLAVCYCLVATHLRTMHFGSSKQKSTVLISSVVVAFILCWLPHHVLNTVDLVSILAEDPDDAVPVSVAQTAIVFISGALAFISSSVNPVFYSFAARNFQGSLQESRMVRLFQELSSHTSSKLRGSGNTIGSGNTIGSENTMSSVRPDCNNTTDITTM; encoded by the coding sequence ATGAAGAGCTCGGGCTCCTCCATCTCAGACGATGATGATTCATTGTTTAATGAAACATCAACCATAGGGCGATCCGTAGTCTGTGTGATCCTGGGCCTGTCGTTCCTGGTGGGGGTCCCGGGGAACCTGCTGGTGATCTGGACCATCCTCAGGCACGTCCAGCAGCGCTCCCACACCGTGGTGCTCATCCTCCACCTGGCTGCTGCAGACCTGCTGGTGCTCATCACCCTGCCCCTGTGGATCTACTCCCTGGCCCGCTCCTGGGTGTTCGGGGAGGCATCCTGTAAGGCCATGGTGTACGTCATCAACACCTGCATGTACAGCAGCGTCTTCCTCATCACCCTCATGAGCGTCGAGCGCTTCCTTGTCATCCTGTACCCGTTCAAGATGTTGCGCTGGAAGACCAAGGCAATTATGGACAAGGCTCTAGTGGCTATCTGGGTTCTGGCTTTCCTTTTAGGGATCCCATCCATTCTTACCAGCTCTATGGATGAGATCAATGGGACTGAGCAGTGTCTTTTCAAGGAGTACAGCTCAGTGGCCCAAGAGGTGGTGTTCTTATGCCTGGAGATCTTGGTGGGCTTTGTGGTCCCCTTCTCCACTCTGGCTGTCTGTTACTGTCTAGTAGCAACACACCTGAGGACAATGCATTTCGGCAGCAGCAAACAGAAGTCGACAGTTCTGATCAGTAGTGTGGTGGTAGCCTTCATTCTCTGCTGGCTTCCTCACCATGTCCTCAACACTGTAGACCTAGTCAGCATCCTGGCAGAGGATCCAGATGATGCTGTGCCTGTTTCAGTGGCCCAGACTGCAATAGTGTTTATCTCTGGAGCGCTGGCCTTCATTAGTAGCTCTGTGAACCCTGTGTTCTATTCCTTCGCTGCAAGGAACTTCCAGGGCAGTCTCCAGGAGTCCCGCATGGTCAGGCTGTTCCAGGAACTCTCCTCACACACCTCCTCCAAGCTAAGGGGATCTGGCAACACAATAGGATCTGGCAACACAATAGGATCGGAAAACACAATGTCCTCAGTAAGGCCAGACTGCAACAATACCACAGACATAACTACCATGTAG